One genomic region from Spirosoma sp. KCTC 42546 encodes:
- a CDS encoding CcmD family protein, with product MRLSFLTKFSLAALLLLSQHVFAQQPVSGGVEMADQLRADGKIWVVVAVVAAVFTGIIIYLIRLDRQIGKLEKEVKNKSTVVSH from the coding sequence ATGCGACTGTCTTTTTTGACGAAATTCTCATTAGCGGCTTTACTTCTACTTAGCCAACATGTATTCGCTCAGCAACCTGTTTCTGGCGGTGTTGAAATGGCGGATCAGCTTCGGGCCGATGGCAAAATCTGGGTAGTCGTGGCGGTTGTTGCGGCTGTTTTTACCGGTATTATCATTTATCTGATCCGGCTCGATCGGCAGATTGGCAAACTGGAAAAAGAAGTAAAGAACAAATCAACCGTTGTTAGTCACTAA
- the ccsA gene encoding cytochrome c biogenesis protein CcsA, which produces MKNTWWKALGVLILTYVILKGFLGVVPRQPILNESIRNVYFHVPLWFGMIILLLTSAIFSIKYLRSGRFDDDLIAVEFANTAILFGILGCATGSLWANFTWGEPWPNDPKLNSVAVGMLMYLAYLILRGSFDDEQRRARISAVYNIFAFAVFVPLIFIVPRLTDSLHPGNGGNPAFGKYDMDNNMRMVFYPAIIGFTLLGVWITELSIRFRRVKAALDD; this is translated from the coding sequence ATGAAAAATACCTGGTGGAAGGCTCTCGGAGTCTTGATTTTAACATACGTAATTCTGAAAGGCTTTCTGGGCGTTGTACCTCGCCAACCCATTCTGAATGAAAGTATTCGGAATGTCTATTTCCATGTACCCCTCTGGTTCGGGATGATCATCTTGTTGCTCACATCGGCTATTTTCTCAATTAAATACCTGCGCAGTGGTCGGTTTGATGATGATTTAATTGCTGTTGAGTTTGCCAATACCGCTATTTTGTTCGGGATTCTGGGCTGTGCAACGGGCTCTTTGTGGGCAAACTTTACCTGGGGCGAACCCTGGCCGAATGATCCGAAGCTCAACAGCGTGGCCGTCGGGATGCTCATGTACCTTGCTTATTTGATCCTGCGCGGTTCGTTTGATGATGAGCAACGACGTGCCCGCATTTCGGCAGTCTATAATATTTTTGCCTTTGCCGTATTTGTTCCCTTGATTTTTATCGTGCCCCGTTTGACAGATTCACTCCACCCTGGTAATGGAGGTAACCCGGCATTTGGCAAATACGATATGGACAATAACATGCGTATGGTTTTCTATCCGGCTATTATCGGATTTACCTTATTAGGCGTCTGGATTACGGAACTTAGCATCCGGTTTCGGCGAGTGAAAGCGGCTTTAGATGACTAA
- the ccsA gene encoding cytochrome c biogenesis protein CcsA codes for MIHTTVGQLGHFFVILSFVTALVATVAYFLSALGKGAKSQVEHIEEPQLAYAGESSFGGKTTKRKVKTTAQAATPPARDEWKTLARWAFYIHGAAVVGVAASLFYIIFNHYFEYHYAWSHSSRALPVQYMIACFWESQEGSFLLWLFWNAVLGAILIRKAGSTWEAPIMALFALVQVFLASMILGVVFGETFKIGSTPFLLLREAMPEAPIFGADPNFVPKDGNGLNPLLQNYWMVIHPPTLFLGFALTLVPFAYCIAGLWRNQPLEWIRPALPWTLFGAMILGIGIMMGGYWAYETLNFGGYWNWDPVENAVYVPWLVMVAALHTMLIAKKSSTGLKSAIILTISTFLLILYATFLTRSGILGNASVHSFTDLGLSGQLLIYLMVFVVFAVVLAARKWKYIPTDEQEASVYTKEFWLFIGATVICLASFQVIATTSIPVYNKILEAFGKISNLALPADQIAHYSKFQIWFFVVIALLTGIGQFMWWRKLDNKKWDALITPGILTLLISAGLIAFGSVKSPVYMAILVAGVFALVTNGTILLGIIRGNYRMSGGAIAHIGMALMLLGILYSAGFSKVISINNSGLLISKQDEFTKNDNKENKENTLLWLNQPEKMGNYQITYRGQRIEVRDMPKYIPIKDVTVIEGDFHGIAQRDLEQNGKVYHKKGDTLALYPENTYYEVEYREPNGPIFNLYPRAQVNEKMGLLASPDTRHKIDRDIYTYVNSVPNPADENKWEKTETYSVAIKDTFFLNDYVAILDDVARATEVEGMEIGPNDAAVRARVRVLDKTGEHILNPAFIIKDRMVAHPAEMSDELGVRIQLNEIDPRTGKFTFAVNRTQRDYIVMKAFEKPLINILWIGTLVVVLGFLIATIRRYREFSKMKNKVA; via the coding sequence ATGATACATACCACAGTCGGGCAACTCGGCCACTTTTTTGTTATTCTATCGTTCGTTACGGCACTCGTAGCAACGGTTGCTTATTTCCTTTCGGCTTTAGGCAAAGGGGCTAAATCACAGGTTGAGCATATTGAAGAGCCTCAGCTTGCTTACGCCGGAGAGTCTAGTTTTGGCGGCAAGACGACCAAACGTAAGGTAAAAACCACGGCCCAGGCCGCTACGCCCCCCGCTCGTGATGAGTGGAAAACGCTGGCTCGCTGGGCGTTCTATATTCATGGAGCGGCTGTAGTCGGTGTGGCTGCCAGCCTATTCTACATTATTTTCAATCACTACTTCGAGTACCATTATGCCTGGAGTCACTCGTCTCGGGCATTGCCGGTTCAGTACATGATTGCCTGTTTCTGGGAAAGCCAGGAAGGCTCATTTTTACTCTGGCTGTTCTGGAATGCGGTACTGGGTGCTATTTTAATTCGGAAAGCCGGTTCCACCTGGGAAGCGCCCATCATGGCACTTTTCGCCCTGGTGCAGGTATTCCTGGCCTCAATGATTCTGGGCGTTGTTTTCGGAGAAACGTTTAAAATTGGCTCTACACCCTTTCTGTTGTTGAGAGAAGCCATGCCCGAAGCACCCATTTTCGGTGCCGACCCGAACTTTGTTCCAAAAGACGGAAATGGCCTGAACCCCCTGCTTCAGAACTATTGGATGGTGATTCACCCGCCAACCTTATTCCTTGGGTTTGCGCTGACTCTGGTGCCATTTGCTTATTGCATTGCCGGGCTGTGGCGCAACCAACCTCTCGAATGGATTCGCCCTGCGCTGCCCTGGACGTTGTTTGGCGCCATGATTCTGGGAATCGGGATCATGATGGGGGGGTATTGGGCTTATGAAACCCTCAACTTTGGTGGCTACTGGAACTGGGATCCCGTCGAAAATGCCGTATATGTACCCTGGCTTGTGATGGTGGCCGCCCTACACACCATGCTGATCGCAAAGAAGTCATCAACAGGGTTAAAATCAGCCATTATCCTGACCATCAGCACATTCCTGCTGATTCTATACGCAACCTTCCTGACTCGAAGTGGTATTCTGGGGAATGCATCGGTACACTCGTTTACCGATTTAGGTTTGTCGGGACAATTGCTTATCTATCTGATGGTATTTGTCGTTTTTGCCGTCGTACTAGCTGCCCGTAAGTGGAAATACATTCCAACCGATGAGCAGGAAGCGTCAGTCTATACTAAAGAATTTTGGTTATTTATTGGCGCAACGGTTATCTGTCTGGCTTCTTTCCAGGTTATTGCCACCACCTCGATCCCAGTTTATAACAAGATACTGGAAGCTTTTGGTAAAATCTCTAACCTTGCTTTACCCGCCGATCAGATTGCGCACTATTCCAAGTTTCAGATTTGGTTTTTTGTTGTCATTGCTTTGCTGACGGGTATTGGTCAGTTTATGTGGTGGCGGAAGCTCGACAATAAAAAATGGGATGCGCTGATTACGCCCGGTATTCTGACGCTGCTTATCAGCGCGGGTCTGATTGCCTTCGGTTCGGTAAAAAGTCCGGTTTATATGGCTATTCTGGTGGCTGGCGTTTTTGCACTGGTTACCAATGGCACTATTCTGCTGGGTATTATTCGTGGTAACTACCGGATGTCGGGAGGAGCGATTGCGCACATTGGTATGGCGCTTATGCTGCTTGGTATTCTGTACTCGGCCGGTTTCTCGAAGGTTATTTCGATCAATAATAGTGGCCTGCTCATTTCCAAACAGGATGAGTTTACGAAAAACGACAATAAAGAAAACAAGGAAAATACGCTGCTTTGGTTGAACCAGCCCGAGAAAATGGGGAACTACCAAATTACCTATCGTGGTCAGCGTATTGAAGTTCGGGATATGCCCAAATACATCCCCATTAAGGATGTAACGGTCATTGAAGGGGATTTCCACGGTATTGCCCAGCGAGACCTTGAACAGAATGGTAAGGTGTACCACAAGAAGGGTGATACGCTGGCCTTGTATCCCGAAAATACCTATTATGAAGTTGAATATCGGGAGCCAAACGGGCCCATTTTCAACCTGTATCCACGGGCACAGGTAAATGAAAAAATGGGGCTGCTAGCATCACCGGATACTCGACACAAAATCGATCGCGACATTTACACGTATGTCAACTCGGTACCTAACCCAGCAGACGAAAATAAGTGGGAGAAAACCGAAACGTACAGCGTTGCCATCAAAGACACATTTTTCCTGAACGACTATGTGGCAATTCTGGATGATGTGGCACGGGCAACTGAGGTAGAAGGAATGGAGATTGGCCCCAACGATGCCGCAGTCCGGGCGCGGGTACGGGTGCTGGATAAAACCGGTGAGCATATTCTAAACCCGGCCTTTATCATTAAGGATCGTATGGTAGCGCACCCGGCCGAAATGAGCGATGAGTTGGGTGTTCGTATCCAGCTTAATGAAATTGATCCCCGGACGGGCAAGTTTACCTTTGCCGTTAACCGGACGCAACGGGATTATATCGTAATGAAAGCCTTTGAAAAGCCACTCATCAATATACTCTGGATCGGAACGCTGGTTGTTGTACTTGGTTTCCTGATTGCAACTATCCGTCGGTATCGGGAATTCAGTAAGATGAAAAACAAAGTTGCCTAG
- a CDS encoding cytochrome c maturation protein CcmE, with product MKISHIIGIVIIAIAIGIIASTAGDASVYVTFAKAQQMKQDGDDKMIHVVGKVKKDAQGQIVDMFYNPAIDPNHFEFTLIDNDNRAQKVVFNSPKPQDFERSEQIVIIGDMQGDHFQCNKILLKCPSKYQDGKLETTEHEAKTAQL from the coding sequence ATGAAAATCTCTCACATAATTGGCATTGTCATCATTGCAATCGCCATCGGTATTATTGCCTCGACTGCCGGGGACGCCAGTGTTTATGTCACATTTGCCAAAGCGCAACAAATGAAACAGGATGGCGACGATAAGATGATTCACGTAGTGGGCAAGGTCAAAAAAGATGCGCAGGGGCAGATCGTAGACATGTTCTATAACCCCGCCATCGACCCTAACCATTTCGAGTTTACGCTAATCGACAATGACAATCGGGCCCAAAAAGTTGTGTTCAACAGTCCTAAACCGCAGGATTTTGAACGTTCAGAACAGATCGTGATCATTGGCGATATGCAAGGCGACCATTTTCAGTGCAACAAAATTCTGTTGAAATGTCCTTCAAAATATCAGGATGGTAAGCTGGAAACAACTGAGCATGAAGCGAAAACAGCACAACTATGA